The following are encoded in a window of Spea bombifrons isolate aSpeBom1 chromosome 2, aSpeBom1.2.pri, whole genome shotgun sequence genomic DNA:
- the RCC1L gene encoding RCC1-like G exchanging factor-like protein isoform X2, whose amino-acid sequence MAAAFRHTRRCSHVLKSALEHQRSLASAAGRSSKDDALPVFQYAGASSRRKGRVFVWGFSNTGALGIPSFVAPDTGRKKPKKYQLTPYRLDMDEKISSAACGYGFTLLSSSTSDITKVWGMGLNKDSQIGFHRSRRDRTKGYEYVLEPSPVPLPLDKPQETRVLQVSCGRAHSLILTDKEGVFSLGNNAYGQCARKIVEGEIYSESHLIHRVKQLDSNVVQVVCGQDHSLFRTDIGDVYSCGWGADGQTGLGHYGICSVPTKLGGDLLGVNIIQVATYGDCCLAVSEDGDLFGWGNSEYLQLASVSDTTQVNVPRHLPFKHLGKVKQAVCGGTGCAVLNGEGNVFVWGYGILGKGPNLMEAQIPEMIPPTLFGMSEFNPDVMVSQICSGMGHFAAVNNRGELFVWGKNMRGCLGTGRLEDQYFPWRVTVPGEVINIACGVDHMVALVKSLV is encoded by the exons ATGGCGGCTGCTTTTCGCCACACACGCCGCTGCTCGCACGTTCTGAAGTCCGCCCTTGAGCATCAACGGAGCTTGGcctctgcagcaggaaggagcaGCAAAGATGACGCGCTACCTGTTTTTCAGTACGCGGGAGCGAGCTCCAGAAGAAAAGGTCGTGTATTCGTATGGGGATTCTCCAACACTGGTGCATTGGGTATTCCCAGTTTTGTGGCCCCTGATACAGGAAGAAAGAAACCCAAAAAATATCAGTTAACTCCCTATAGGCTAGATATGGATGAGAAG ATATCTTCAGCAGCCTGTGGCTATGGCTTCACCCTGTTGTCCTCCAGCACAAGTGATATTACAAAGGTTTGGGGAATGGGACTGAATAAGGATTCCCAAATTGGGTTTCACAGGAGTCGGAGAGATCGAA CTAAAGGGTACGAATACGTGCTGGAGCCTTCACCAGTTCCGCTGCCGTTGGACAAGCCACAAGAAACACGGGTACTACAAGTGTCGTGTGGGAGAGCTCACTCATTAATTCTGACTGACAAAGAAGGAG TTTTCAGCTTGGGAAATAATGCTTATGGGCAATGTGCAAGAAAAATTGTTGAAGGAGAAATATACag tgaAAGCCACCTAATACACAGGGTCAAGCAGCTAGACAGCAATGTGGTTCAG GTTGTGTGTGGTCAGGACCACAGTCTCTTCAGAACTGATATAGGGGATGTCTATTCCTGTGGCTGGGGCGCTGACGGACAGACGG GACTTGGCCATTATGGCATCTGCAGTGTTCCCACAAAGCTAGGTGGGGATTTGTTGGGTGTGAATATCATTCAGGTGGCTACGTACGGAGATTGCTGTCTGGCTGTTTCAGAGGACGGAGACCTCTTTGGTTGGGGAAACTCGGAGTACCTCCAGCTTGCATCTGTCTCTGACACCACACAG GTGAATGTCCCCCGACACTTACCATTTAAGCATCTTGGTAAAGTTAAGCAAGCTGTGTGTGGAGGCACTGGATGTGCGGTTTTAAATG GAGAAGGGAATGTGTTTGTCTGGGGTTACGGAATCCTTGGAAAAGGACCAAACTTAATGGAGGCGCAGATACCAGAGATGATCCCACCTACACTTTTTGGCATGTCAGAATTCAACCCAGATGTCATGGTCTCCCAGATCTGCTCAGGAATGGGACACTTTGCTGCAGTAAACA ATCGAGGAGAGCTGTTTGTGTGGGGTAAAAATATGAGAGGTTGTTTGGGCACTGGAAGACTTGAAGATCAGTACTTTCCGTGGAGA gTCACTGTTCCTGGAGAAGTTATTAATATTGCTTGCGGAGTAGACCATATGGTGGCCCTCGTGAAGTCACTTGTCTGA
- the RCC1L gene encoding RCC1-like G exchanging factor-like protein isoform X1, translating into MNHCSSINKNMAAAFRHTRRCSHVLKSALEHQRSLASAAGRSSKDDALPVFQYAGASSRRKGRVFVWGFSNTGALGIPSFVAPDTGRKKPKKYQLTPYRLDMDEKISSAACGYGFTLLSSSTSDITKVWGMGLNKDSQIGFHRSRRDRTKGYEYVLEPSPVPLPLDKPQETRVLQVSCGRAHSLILTDKEGVFSLGNNAYGQCARKIVEGEIYSESHLIHRVKQLDSNVVQVVCGQDHSLFRTDIGDVYSCGWGADGQTGLGHYGICSVPTKLGGDLLGVNIIQVATYGDCCLAVSEDGDLFGWGNSEYLQLASVSDTTQVNVPRHLPFKHLGKVKQAVCGGTGCAVLNGEGNVFVWGYGILGKGPNLMEAQIPEMIPPTLFGMSEFNPDVMVSQICSGMGHFAAVNNRGELFVWGKNMRGCLGTGRLEDQYFPWRVTVPGEVINIACGVDHMVALVKSLV; encoded by the exons ATGAACCATTGCTCTTCAATAAATAA AAACATGGCGGCTGCTTTTCGCCACACACGCCGCTGCTCGCACGTTCTGAAGTCCGCCCTTGAGCATCAACGGAGCTTGGcctctgcagcaggaaggagcaGCAAAGATGACGCGCTACCTGTTTTTCAGTACGCGGGAGCGAGCTCCAGAAGAAAAGGTCGTGTATTCGTATGGGGATTCTCCAACACTGGTGCATTGGGTATTCCCAGTTTTGTGGCCCCTGATACAGGAAGAAAGAAACCCAAAAAATATCAGTTAACTCCCTATAGGCTAGATATGGATGAGAAG ATATCTTCAGCAGCCTGTGGCTATGGCTTCACCCTGTTGTCCTCCAGCACAAGTGATATTACAAAGGTTTGGGGAATGGGACTGAATAAGGATTCCCAAATTGGGTTTCACAGGAGTCGGAGAGATCGAA CTAAAGGGTACGAATACGTGCTGGAGCCTTCACCAGTTCCGCTGCCGTTGGACAAGCCACAAGAAACACGGGTACTACAAGTGTCGTGTGGGAGAGCTCACTCATTAATTCTGACTGACAAAGAAGGAG TTTTCAGCTTGGGAAATAATGCTTATGGGCAATGTGCAAGAAAAATTGTTGAAGGAGAAATATACag tgaAAGCCACCTAATACACAGGGTCAAGCAGCTAGACAGCAATGTGGTTCAG GTTGTGTGTGGTCAGGACCACAGTCTCTTCAGAACTGATATAGGGGATGTCTATTCCTGTGGCTGGGGCGCTGACGGACAGACGG GACTTGGCCATTATGGCATCTGCAGTGTTCCCACAAAGCTAGGTGGGGATTTGTTGGGTGTGAATATCATTCAGGTGGCTACGTACGGAGATTGCTGTCTGGCTGTTTCAGAGGACGGAGACCTCTTTGGTTGGGGAAACTCGGAGTACCTCCAGCTTGCATCTGTCTCTGACACCACACAG GTGAATGTCCCCCGACACTTACCATTTAAGCATCTTGGTAAAGTTAAGCAAGCTGTGTGTGGAGGCACTGGATGTGCGGTTTTAAATG GAGAAGGGAATGTGTTTGTCTGGGGTTACGGAATCCTTGGAAAAGGACCAAACTTAATGGAGGCGCAGATACCAGAGATGATCCCACCTACACTTTTTGGCATGTCAGAATTCAACCCAGATGTCATGGTCTCCCAGATCTGCTCAGGAATGGGACACTTTGCTGCAGTAAACA ATCGAGGAGAGCTGTTTGTGTGGGGTAAAAATATGAGAGGTTGTTTGGGCACTGGAAGACTTGAAGATCAGTACTTTCCGTGGAGA gTCACTGTTCCTGGAGAAGTTATTAATATTGCTTGCGGAGTAGACCATATGGTGGCCCTCGTGAAGTCACTTGTCTGA